The nucleotide sequence GTTGCACATCCACAAGGGTTAGTGTGCTTAATCACCACTGCGGCCGGCTTATCAAAATCACTGGCAATCTGCAGAGCGGCATCCAGATCCAGAAAGTTATTATAGGATAGCTCTTTGCCATTCAGCTGCTCTGCCTGAGCCACGCTGGCTGCTGGAGGATTCTGCTCAACATAGAAGGCGGCTCCCTGGTGAGGATTTTCGCCGTAACGCAGTTGATCCCGTTTCACCAGATTGATGCTGACCTGTTCGGCAAAGCGGCTCTGAACGCCTGCCTCAGATGGCAGCACAGAGGCCATGTAATTCGCGACCGCGCGGTCGTAGCGGGCTGTCATCTCGAATGCGGCAGCAGATAGCTCCAGACGAAATTCCGGAGTCAGAGGACCGGATTTCAATGCATCCAGCACTCGACCGTATTGTATTTGATTCGTCACAATGCCGACATAAGCATGATTTTTGGCAGCAGAGCGAACCATGCTCGGGCCGCCGATATCAATCTGTTCAATCGCCTCAGCCAGCGTTACATCAGGTTTGCTAATCGTCGCTTCGAAGGGATACAGATTGCAGACCACCAGTTCAAACGGAACGATTTCAAATTCTTGAATCGAGGCAGCATCACTGGCCAGATCAGGGCGTCCCAGAATGGCACCGTGAACTTTGGGATGCAGTGTTTTAACACGACCGTCCATTATCTCCGGGAACCCCGTGTATTCTGATATATCGATGACATTCACGCCCTGCTCTTCCAGATAGCGACGAGTTCCACCGGTCGAAATAAATTCAAAGCCCAGCATGGCCAGACCTTTTACAAATCCATCAAGACCCGTTTTATCACTGACACTTACTAATGCGCGACGTGGATGTGAATTACTCATTTGTTTCTTAGTCAATCACCTGAGAATACAGAATGGACAAGGTCCACCTGTCGTTGTAAAGAAGTTTCCCGTGCCTGATATAAACAGAATTCCAGTAACAGGGTGTACCAAAGCCCTTCCAGGCACAACACCGACTCAGTTTAGCCAGTATGTGATCAGAAAACAAATAAGGGCCGAGGAATGAAAGAAGCGGGAAAAACCGACCTAATTATCGGTATTGTCTCCGTTCGCTGCAGCGTCTGACTGAACATCTTTTGCTGCGGGTTCTGGAGCGATGTCGGGAAGAATCGGATATTTATCCTGATTTTTAAAGCGGATCGGAAATGGAAGGTCCTTCTGCTTCAGGCACAGAATAATTCCCGATTCTGACGAACAGAAAATTCGATCCGTCTGCTCGTTCATCAGCTTCACCTGGTATTTACGAAGTGGCACAGCAGAAAGAACCGCACCGTCGGTGCGGGAAAGTACCAGTAAATTTCCAATCTCATCTGTAGCATACACGCGAGTGGGTGACAGCGAAATAAATCGAGACCCCAGTGGTTGCCACCAATGTTCCTGGCCTGTTTGAGCTGACAGTTGGAACAGACCATTTTTCTTTGAAGAAAGATAAACGTCTTTGTCCAGAACTGAAACCGGATAGACTAATGGAAACGAGGATCGGATTCTCCAGCGCACGATTCCGTTCAAGAGATTCAGACAGTATAGATTCTGATCCTCAGAAGCAAGAAAAAGGCTCTTACCTTCTTCAGCAAGACTGGCTGAAATGGGTGCATCAGTTTCAAACTGAAATGCAAGCTGACGATCCTGGAGTGTCACCGAATAAAGTGAACCATCCTGGCTGGCGAACAGCAAAGTACGGTTTGTAACGATCGCAGGGGTGTTGATGGTATCGCCGGTCTGATATGTCCAACGGATAGCACTTTCACGCCATGCCGGAAGTTTTCCCTCATTACTTAATTCATTCAGCTTTTTCAGGTCCCATGCATACATTCGGCCATTCAATGTGCCTACATAAATAGCATCTTCGTCGACCGTGGGACTTGTAGACGCAGAACCTGGTAATTGAAGTTCCCAGTCAATTTCACCATTCAGCCTGTCGATGGCGTATAATTTAGTCCCCACAGTGATGTAAACATATTTTGAATTGGAGACCGGCGCATAGCCGATATTATTTCCCCTACCCAGTTGAGTCGCCCACAGTTTTTTGCCGGTTTCGTTATTAAATGCCGTTATGATGCCTGCCGTAGATAATGCATACAAATTGATTTCGTCGATCGATAAATGCACAATTTTATCGCGATGAGGATCAACAGTAGCCTGCCCCCACCAGACGCGTTCGAGATCGTACAGTCCTAACTGTTGTTGTGTAGGAATGGTGATA is from Gimesia maris and encodes:
- the purH gene encoding bifunctional phosphoribosylaminoimidazolecarboxamide formyltransferase/IMP cyclohydrolase; amino-acid sequence: MSNSHPRRALVSVSDKTGLDGFVKGLAMLGFEFISTGGTRRYLEEQGVNVIDISEYTGFPEIMDGRVKTLHPKVHGAILGRPDLASDAASIQEFEIVPFELVVCNLYPFEATISKPDVTLAEAIEQIDIGGPSMVRSAAKNHAYVGIVTNQIQYGRVLDALKSGPLTPEFRLELSAAAFEMTARYDRAVANYMASVLPSEAGVQSRFAEQVSINLVKRDQLRYGENPHQGAAFYVEQNPPAASVAQAEQLNGKELSYNNFLDLDAALQIASDFDKPAAVVIKHTNPCGCATAETLVEAFEKAYAGDPVSAFGSILSFNRPVDQPTAEKLCEPNRFIEAIIAPDYEPAAFELLTTKPKWKKNVRLMKCPMMQPPTEPSLDYRRVSGGLLVQEKDELRDDKADWKVVTEREPTREELNSLSFGWVVCRHVKSNAIVLAKDEMLLGAGAGQMSRLDSSYIAAYKAGDRSQGSVVASDAFFPFRDGVDEAAKAGVTAIIQPGGSVRDEEVIAACNEHDIAMIFTGRRHFKH
- a CDS encoding outer membrane protein assembly factor BamB family protein, with the translated sequence MAQRLNESSVGITIPTQQQLGLYDLERVWWGQATVDPHRDKIVHLSIDEINLYALSTAGIITAFNNETGKKLWATQLGRGNNIGYAPVSNSKYVYITVGTKLYAIDRLNGEIDWELQLPGSASTSPTVDEDAIYVGTLNGRMYAWDLKKLNELSNEGKLPAWRESAIRWTYQTGDTINTPAIVTNRTLLFASQDGSLYSVTLQDRQLAFQFETDAPISASLAEEGKSLFLASEDQNLYCLNLLNGIVRWRIRSSFPLVYPVSVLDKDVYLSSKKNGLFQLSAQTGQEHWWQPLGSRFISLSPTRVYATDEIGNLLVLSRTDGAVLSAVPLRKYQVKLMNEQTDRIFCSSESGIILCLKQKDLPFPIRFKNQDKYPILPDIAPEPAAKDVQSDAAANGDNTDN